In Rhodopirellula islandica, a single window of DNA contains:
- a CDS encoding BaiN/RdsA family NAD(P)/FAD-dependent oxidoreductase: MTPAANQSTEPHVVVVGAGAAGMMAAAEAARSGARVTVLEKNTKTGVKILMSGGTRCNITHDTDAKGITQAFGHAKRFLQPSIGKFGPSEVIEMFHGLGVATKREETGKIFPVSNRAVDVRDALHQSMLDAGARLELRCSVQRIQPPSGDQHRWCVATESDGNAQEFQADRVIVTSGGKSWPGCGTTGDGYDWLRALGHTIVAPRPALVPLVGGNEATHALSGLTLPDVNVSVFTPDHRAGKKPKLERRSSWLFTHFGFSGPAAMDVSGVMTAYDRIQDSTMRLDLTPQTSEAEIREILSKRSGDAGKRTIATILQQWVPSRLALAICEQSHPANAQCKLAELPGKECNLMIEKLKRWHLPVNGTRGFAKAEVTAGGVQLSEVDPRTMQSRLAKGLYIAGEILDVDGWIGGYNFQAAFSTGRAAGRAAAQWDDA; this comes from the coding sequence TTGACACCCGCGGCAAACCAATCGACCGAGCCCCACGTTGTCGTTGTGGGTGCCGGAGCCGCGGGGATGATGGCGGCAGCGGAAGCTGCCCGCTCGGGTGCTCGCGTCACCGTCCTGGAAAAGAACACCAAAACAGGCGTCAAAATCCTGATGTCCGGTGGCACGCGCTGCAACATCACGCACGACACAGACGCCAAAGGAATCACCCAAGCCTTCGGGCACGCGAAACGTTTCTTGCAGCCGAGCATTGGCAAATTCGGCCCCTCCGAGGTGATCGAGATGTTTCACGGTCTCGGTGTGGCCACCAAACGCGAAGAGACCGGCAAAATTTTTCCGGTCAGCAACCGAGCGGTGGACGTTCGAGACGCGCTGCATCAATCCATGCTGGACGCGGGCGCCCGATTGGAACTCCGCTGCTCCGTCCAACGCATCCAGCCACCTTCGGGGGACCAACACAGATGGTGCGTTGCCACCGAATCGGACGGGAACGCTCAAGAATTCCAGGCCGACCGTGTCATCGTGACCTCCGGAGGCAAGAGCTGGCCCGGCTGCGGCACCACAGGCGACGGATACGACTGGTTGCGAGCCCTGGGGCACACCATCGTGGCTCCACGCCCCGCATTGGTTCCACTGGTTGGCGGCAACGAAGCGACGCACGCACTCTCCGGCCTCACCCTGCCAGACGTCAATGTCTCGGTCTTCACCCCTGACCACCGAGCGGGCAAGAAACCCAAACTGGAACGCCGATCCTCCTGGCTGTTCACCCACTTTGGATTCTCAGGCCCCGCCGCGATGGATGTCAGCGGCGTCATGACCGCCTACGACCGAATTCAAGACTCCACGATGCGTCTGGATCTCACGCCTCAAACTAGCGAAGCGGAAATTCGGGAGATCCTGAGCAAGCGATCAGGCGATGCAGGGAAGCGAACCATTGCGACCATTCTTCAACAATGGGTGCCATCTCGATTGGCACTGGCCATATGCGAACAAAGCCATCCGGCGAATGCCCAATGCAAACTGGCGGAACTGCCCGGCAAAGAATGCAACCTCATGATCGAAAAACTCAAACGCTGGCACCTTCCCGTCAATGGAACACGTGGGTTTGCCAAAGCGGAAGTCACCGCCGGCGGTGTTCAACTCAGTGAGGTCGATCCGCGGACCATGCAAAGCCGGCTGGCGAAGGGACTCTACATCGCCGGAGAAATCCTTGACGTCGATGGCTGGATTGGCGGCTACAACTTCCAGGCAGCGTTCAGCACCGGCCGCGCCGCAGGAAGGGCTGCCGCACAATGGGACGACGCCTAG